A single Kribbella aluminosa DNA region contains:
- a CDS encoding LuxR C-terminal-related transcriptional regulator: MLESVGVEPSDEEAYRALLSAPGCEIQPLADRLGRDLQDVIATVGRLEKLGLLTSTSDDPVRLLPTRPDVAVDALVAVRRAELDRVRAEARVLLSELSTQERYRPENLVEVIVGQEAIAARFTQLLNGTRNQLLVLDRPPYAAQAAESDSTVRGLLGEGVVVHGIYSPDSLDIPGGVDEAFSAADAGETSRVHPQVPMKLAVFDGRIALLPLSVDQLVDSALVVHPCALLDALMEMFWLLWDQAVPVVPAAKADPTDARLMTLLAAGFKDDAIARQLALSSRTVGRRVAELMETLGARTRFQAGIHAQRRHLLED, encoded by the coding sequence ATGCTGGAGTCCGTGGGGGTGGAGCCGTCCGACGAGGAGGCCTACCGAGCGCTGCTGTCCGCGCCGGGTTGCGAGATCCAGCCGCTCGCCGACCGCCTCGGCCGGGACCTGCAGGACGTGATCGCGACCGTCGGCCGGCTCGAGAAGCTCGGTCTGCTGACCAGTACCTCCGACGACCCGGTCCGCCTGCTGCCGACCCGCCCCGACGTGGCGGTGGACGCGCTGGTCGCCGTACGACGGGCCGAGCTCGACCGCGTCCGCGCCGAGGCACGGGTGCTGCTGTCCGAGCTGAGCACCCAGGAGCGGTACCGGCCGGAGAACCTGGTCGAGGTGATCGTCGGGCAGGAGGCGATCGCGGCCCGGTTCACACAGCTGCTCAACGGGACGCGGAACCAGCTCCTCGTCCTCGACCGCCCGCCGTACGCCGCTCAAGCCGCCGAGTCCGACAGTACGGTCCGCGGGCTGCTCGGTGAGGGGGTCGTCGTGCACGGCATCTACTCCCCCGACTCGCTCGACATCCCGGGCGGCGTTGACGAGGCGTTCAGCGCTGCCGACGCGGGCGAGACCTCGCGGGTCCATCCGCAGGTGCCGATGAAGCTGGCCGTATTCGACGGCAGGATCGCGCTGCTGCCGTTGTCCGTGGATCAGCTCGTCGACAGCGCTCTCGTCGTCCATCCGTGTGCGTTGCTGGACGCGCTGATGGAGATGTTCTGGTTGCTGTGGGACCAGGCGGTGCCGGTGGTTCCGGCCGCGAAGGCCGACCCGACCGACGCGCGGCTGATGACGCTGCTCGCGGCCGGTTTCAAGGACGACGCGATCGCGCGGCAGCTCGCCTTGAGCAGCCGTACCGTCGGCCGCCGGGTCGCCGAGCTGATGGAGACGCTGGGCGCCCGGACCCGTTTCCAGGCCGGCATCCACGCCCAGCGCCGCCACCTTCTCGAGGACTAG
- a CDS encoding HNH endonuclease family protein, which produces MTTLVTTVAAAATAWALTAGPVMASPPTPPSASAAATELASLTVKAEGSTTGYSRDKFPHWINQSGTCDTREEVLKRDGTGVKVDSSCQPTSGSWYSVYDKQTFTNSSDVDIDHIVPLAEAWKSGASGWTQAKRQEFANNLTISQLIAVSASSNRSKGDRDPSAWQPTNTAVHCLYARYWIWVKYTYSLSLQSTEKTALQQMLGTC; this is translated from the coding sequence ATGACCACCCTTGTCACCACCGTGGCAGCCGCCGCGACCGCCTGGGCTCTGACAGCCGGGCCGGTCATGGCGTCGCCGCCGACCCCGCCGTCCGCGAGCGCCGCGGCCACCGAGCTGGCGAGCCTGACCGTCAAGGCGGAGGGCTCGACGACCGGCTACAGCCGGGATAAGTTCCCGCACTGGATCAACCAGTCGGGGACCTGCGACACCCGGGAAGAGGTCCTGAAGCGCGACGGGACCGGCGTGAAGGTCGACAGCAGCTGCCAGCCGACCTCCGGCAGCTGGTACAGCGTGTACGACAAGCAGACGTTCACGAACTCCTCGGACGTCGACATCGACCACATCGTGCCGCTCGCGGAGGCGTGGAAGTCGGGCGCCAGCGGCTGGACCCAGGCGAAGCGTCAGGAGTTCGCGAACAACCTGACGATCTCGCAGCTGATCGCGGTGTCGGCGTCGAGCAACCGCTCGAAGGGTGACCGGGACCCGTCGGCGTGGCAGCCGACCAACACCGCGGTGCACTGCCTGTACGCGCGGTACTGGATCTGGGTGAAGTACACCTACAGCCTGTCCCTGCAGTCCACCGAGAAGACGGCGCTGCAGCAGATGCTGGGTACCTGCTAG
- a CDS encoding YaaA family protein encodes MTLILLPPSEGKTGRTRGRAVDFSTLSFPELNPVREQVLETLAKVSASADAHDVLEVGASLQHEVERNTRWRTEPSVPVSELYSGVLYDALGYATLSAGTKRRAANRLLVVSAAWGALRPADRVPPYRLSMGTTLPGHGPLASVWREPLNAALADVDGVIVDCRSSTYVAAWRPSGAQADRWVSVNVVRERNGVRTVVSHNAKHTRGLVARHLLESGKDPGTAKSLHKLIGERWNAELDHPGKPGAGWTLTVVEHD; translated from the coding sequence ATGACACTGATTCTCCTGCCGCCCTCCGAAGGCAAGACCGGGCGGACGCGCGGTCGTGCTGTGGACTTCTCGACGCTGTCGTTTCCTGAGCTGAACCCGGTCCGTGAGCAGGTGCTGGAGACGCTGGCGAAGGTGTCCGCCTCCGCCGACGCGCACGACGTACTGGAGGTCGGCGCCTCGCTGCAGCACGAGGTCGAGCGCAACACCCGCTGGCGCACCGAGCCGTCGGTTCCGGTCTCCGAGCTGTACTCCGGCGTCCTGTACGACGCCCTCGGCTACGCCACGCTCTCCGCGGGCACGAAGCGCCGCGCCGCGAACCGGCTGCTCGTCGTCTCGGCCGCCTGGGGCGCACTCCGCCCGGCCGACCGCGTCCCGCCGTACCGACTCTCGATGGGTACGACGCTGCCGGGCCACGGACCGCTCGCCTCCGTCTGGCGGGAACCGCTCAACGCCGCACTGGCCGACGTGGACGGCGTGATCGTCGACTGCCGCTCCTCGACGTACGTCGCCGCGTGGCGTCCGAGCGGTGCGCAGGCGGACAGGTGGGTGTCGGTGAACGTGGTCCGCGAACGGAACGGCGTACGTACCGTCGTCTCGCACAACGCCAAGCACACCCGCGGTCTGGTCGCGCGGCACTTGCTTGAATCGGGCAAGGATCCGGGGACCGCGAAATCCCTGCACAAGCTGATCGGCGAGCGCTGGAACGCCGAACTCGACCACCCTGGCAAGCCTGGGGCCGGGTGGACGTTGACCGTCGTGGAACACGACTGA
- a CDS encoding aldo/keto reductase has translation MGNMEYRQLGDSGLTVSVVGLGCNNFGRRLDAGRTEAVVSAAVDAGITLFDTADIYRGEHGFSEELLGKALGARRDEVVIATKFGGDMGGVNGPDWGVRGSRRYIRKAVESSLQRLGTDWIDLYQLHFPDPVTPIEETLAALSELVAEGKVRYIGSSQFAGWQVVDADWTARSNGLEHFISAQNQYSLLERDVEDELVPACEHLGIGVLPFFPLASGLLSGKYKRGTSAPEDSRLASQPERLARADFDKLEALDTFAAERGLTMIDVAIGGLAAQPAVASVIAGATKPEQITQNVAAGTWDPTPADLAALDELT, from the coding sequence ATGGGCAATATGGAGTACCGCCAGCTGGGTGACTCGGGTCTGACCGTGAGCGTCGTCGGACTCGGCTGCAACAACTTCGGGCGCCGGCTGGACGCGGGCCGGACCGAGGCCGTCGTGAGCGCCGCGGTCGACGCCGGCATCACGCTGTTCGACACCGCGGACATCTACCGCGGCGAGCACGGGTTCAGCGAGGAGCTGCTCGGCAAGGCGCTCGGTGCGCGCCGCGACGAGGTCGTGATCGCGACCAAGTTCGGCGGTGACATGGGCGGTGTGAACGGCCCGGACTGGGGCGTCCGCGGCTCCCGGCGGTACATCCGGAAGGCGGTCGAGTCCAGCCTGCAGCGGCTCGGCACCGACTGGATCGACCTGTACCAGCTGCACTTCCCGGACCCGGTGACGCCCATCGAAGAGACTTTGGCAGCCCTGTCCGAATTGGTTGCCGAGGGCAAGGTGCGGTACATCGGCAGCTCGCAGTTCGCGGGCTGGCAGGTGGTCGACGCGGACTGGACGGCACGGTCCAACGGCCTGGAGCACTTCATCAGCGCCCAGAACCAGTACTCGCTGCTCGAGCGTGACGTCGAGGACGAGCTGGTGCCGGCTTGCGAGCACCTCGGGATCGGCGTCCTGCCGTTCTTCCCGCTCGCCTCCGGTCTGCTGTCCGGCAAGTACAAACGTGGTACGTCGGCACCCGAGGACAGCCGGCTGGCGTCGCAGCCGGAGCGGCTCGCGCGGGCGGACTTCGACAAGCTCGAGGCGCTGGACACGTTCGCGGCCGAGCGGGGCCTGACGATGATCGACGTGGCGATCGGCGGCCTGGCCGCGCAGCCCGCGGTCGCGTCGGTGATCGCCGGTGCGACGAAGCCCGAGCAGATCACCCAGAACGTCGCCGCCGGCACCTGGGACCCGACCCCCGCCGACCTCGCCGCCCTCGACGAACTCACGTGA
- the pepN gene encoding aminopeptidase N, translating into MPSLTVDGARTRAAALSVHSYDVDLDLTQGERTFGSATTIRFTTSAPSSWVDVKPDELISVTLNGSAVDVAGLNDGRLELSGLQPDNELVVVATMAYSHDGEGLHRAVDAADGLAYTYAMSFLDAGPRIFACFDQPDLKAPYRLKVTAPPEWLVLGNGAATQVSPGRWELAETKPLSTYFVTVVAGPYHQVTDAHDGINLSVVSRQSLKDALDREAADIFEVTKQSFDEYHRMFGYRYPFGEYHQAFVPEFNAGAMENPGCVTFRDQMVFRSAVTDGERSQRARTIVHEMAHQWFGDTVTMKWWNDLWLNESFAEYMAHRVATAATRYTDNWLDFAYMRKWWGLQADQRSSTHPVAADAVKDAASSLDDFDGISYAKGAATLKQLAAYLGDDVFLAGVNAHIAAHEFGNATFADLVGKWTEAGATGLDEWAQAWLRTPGLDTLTVVRTADGIKLHRKAPAAYPASRPHKLTVAGYDADGGRTTVDVLVDADEVDVDLDPSVAVVIPDSGDDSWAKIRLDPDSLANLAALLPKIGDGVTRAVVLNSVRDSVADAELDPKAGFGVVLGMLPTETSDIAVGTMLNWSISHLLGVYLPYEPYRGQLAGVLQARLETVEAGTSVQLSLARGFARFTDDADRLNGWLAGDDVPDGVTMDADLRWLVTLQLARLGAIGEAEIAAELQRDPSSEGVVHATRCRAALPTAEAKERAWAQITTDADLPNYELYAACEGFWHPTQAELTAPYVDRYFAEIAGTEKLRSGWVVASSAKLAFPRYAIEQRVVDLAGGLIADESVAAGIRRSVADSADDLKRALSVRSAFGD; encoded by the coding sequence ATGCCGAGTCTCACCGTCGACGGCGCCCGCACTCGGGCCGCCGCGCTTTCCGTCCACTCGTACGACGTCGACCTCGACCTCACCCAGGGCGAGCGGACGTTCGGATCCGCCACGACGATCCGGTTCACGACCTCCGCGCCGTCGAGCTGGGTCGACGTGAAACCCGACGAGCTGATCTCGGTCACGCTCAACGGTTCGGCCGTCGACGTGGCCGGCCTGAACGACGGACGGCTCGAGCTGTCCGGCCTGCAGCCGGACAACGAGCTGGTCGTCGTCGCCACGATGGCGTACTCGCACGACGGCGAGGGCCTGCACCGCGCGGTGGACGCCGCCGACGGGCTCGCCTACACGTACGCGATGTCGTTCCTGGACGCCGGCCCGCGGATCTTCGCGTGCTTCGACCAGCCCGACCTGAAGGCGCCGTACCGGCTGAAGGTCACCGCGCCGCCGGAGTGGCTCGTGCTCGGCAACGGGGCCGCAACGCAGGTCTCCCCCGGCCGCTGGGAGCTCGCCGAGACCAAGCCGCTGTCGACGTACTTCGTCACCGTGGTCGCCGGGCCGTACCACCAGGTCACCGACGCGCACGACGGGATCAACCTCAGCGTCGTCTCGCGGCAGTCGCTCAAGGACGCCCTGGACCGGGAGGCCGCGGACATCTTCGAGGTCACCAAGCAGTCCTTCGACGAGTACCACCGGATGTTCGGCTACCGGTACCCGTTCGGCGAGTACCACCAGGCGTTCGTGCCGGAGTTCAACGCCGGCGCGATGGAGAACCCGGGCTGCGTGACCTTCCGGGACCAGATGGTGTTCCGGTCCGCGGTGACCGACGGCGAGCGCAGCCAGCGGGCCCGGACGATCGTGCACGAGATGGCGCACCAGTGGTTCGGCGACACCGTGACGATGAAGTGGTGGAACGACCTCTGGCTGAACGAGTCGTTCGCCGAGTACATGGCGCACCGGGTCGCGACCGCCGCCACCCGGTACACCGACAACTGGCTCGACTTCGCCTACATGCGCAAGTGGTGGGGCCTGCAGGCCGACCAGCGGTCGTCGACGCATCCGGTCGCGGCCGACGCGGTCAAGGACGCGGCCTCCTCGCTCGACGACTTCGACGGCATCTCGTACGCCAAGGGCGCCGCGACCCTCAAGCAGCTCGCGGCGTACCTCGGCGACGATGTCTTCCTGGCCGGTGTCAACGCGCACATCGCGGCGCACGAGTTCGGCAACGCGACCTTCGCGGACCTGGTCGGGAAGTGGACCGAGGCCGGCGCGACCGGGCTCGACGAGTGGGCCCAGGCCTGGCTGCGGACGCCCGGCCTCGACACGTTGACCGTCGTCCGGACGGCCGACGGGATCAAGCTGCACCGGAAGGCGCCCGCGGCGTACCCGGCGTCCCGGCCGCACAAGCTCACCGTCGCCGGGTACGACGCCGACGGCGGGCGGACCACTGTCGACGTACTGGTCGATGCCGATGAGGTGGACGTCGACCTGGACCCGTCGGTCGCCGTGGTGATCCCGGACTCCGGCGACGACAGCTGGGCGAAGATCCGGCTCGACCCGGACAGCCTCGCGAACCTCGCGGCGCTGCTGCCGAAGATCGGCGACGGGGTCACGCGGGCCGTCGTACTGAACAGCGTCCGGGACTCGGTCGCCGACGCCGAGCTGGACCCGAAGGCCGGGTTCGGCGTGGTGCTCGGGATGCTGCCGACCGAGACCAGCGACATCGCGGTCGGGACGATGCTGAACTGGTCGATCAGCCACCTGCTCGGCGTCTACCTGCCGTACGAGCCGTACCGCGGGCAGCTGGCCGGCGTACTGCAGGCGCGGCTGGAGACCGTCGAGGCCGGGACCAGCGTGCAGTTGTCGCTGGCCCGCGGGTTCGCGCGGTTCACCGACGACGCCGACCGGCTGAACGGGTGGCTGGCCGGTGACGACGTACCGGATGGCGTGACGATGGACGCGGACCTGCGCTGGCTGGTCACGCTGCAGCTCGCCCGGCTCGGTGCGATCGGCGAGGCCGAGATCGCCGCCGAACTGCAGCGCGACCCGTCCTCCGAAGGCGTCGTACACGCGACCCGCTGCCGCGCCGCGCTGCCGACCGCCGAGGCGAAGGAGCGCGCCTGGGCGCAGATCACGACCGACGCCGACCTGCCGAACTACGAGCTGTACGCCGCGTGCGAAGGGTTCTGGCACCCGACGCAGGCCGAGCTCACGGCGCCGTACGTCGACCGGTACTTCGCCGAGATCGCGGGCACCGAGAAGCTCCGATCGGGCTGGGTGGTCGCGAGCAGCGCCAAGCTCGCGTTCCCGCGGTACGCGATCGAACAGCGGGTGGTCGATCTGGCCGGCGGCCTGATCGCCGACGAGTCGGTCGCGGCCGGCATCCGGCGCTCGGTGGCCGACAGCGCGGACGATCTGAAGCGGGCGCTGTCGGTCCGTTCGGCCTTCGGTGACTGA
- the sepH gene encoding septation protein SepH, translating into MREARLVGLSQDGKQLILAMAETGEEFAVPVDDRLRAALRGDRARLGQLEIQMESALRPRDIQARIRAGESPEAVAAVAQMPMERVMAFAGPVLAERDHIATLAQRASVRRRGGGDAPTRNLGAWVTDRLRLRHVDPASAEWDAWRREDGRWAVRVSYFVESEDSEDSGEEQKDEKVGMFAYDAPGRYVVPDDDEARWLVGEQAQVLPTPVQPQPGERRLAAVADIDPLIAPDHGADSYEAGFEDTVALRRRNHPVSRDDTQGHQREVSRTSHDTDRGPRRVHSVPNPDEEPTLIDVPVDQPPAPRPSVRAVERPTPPPTYASPADPHRDDDSVDDLGDEPSALNTRDSRSTRGFHDESARDFRDEQPGRGLPDDRSARNRPAGSRQEQAPSARATPSRTPETQRAEPSRPTGPRPTAPRPADPRPEQSARSGEQRPSEDRRPAPDRASEDNQPEYTQSARAEQPPGDARTESARPSKPATTPEQPALPEGADNTQATDPPAEPKKKPARRGKRASVPSWDEIMFGKKAD; encoded by the coding sequence ATGCGCGAGGCGAGGCTCGTCGGTCTGAGCCAGGATGGGAAACAGCTCATCCTGGCGATGGCAGAGACGGGCGAGGAGTTCGCCGTACCGGTCGACGACCGGTTGCGTGCGGCCCTCCGCGGCGACCGTGCCCGACTCGGCCAGCTGGAGATTCAAATGGAGAGCGCGCTGCGCCCACGAGACATCCAGGCTCGTATCCGCGCCGGCGAAAGTCCCGAGGCGGTCGCGGCGGTCGCCCAGATGCCGATGGAACGCGTGATGGCGTTCGCCGGCCCGGTCCTGGCCGAGCGGGACCACATCGCGACCCTCGCGCAGCGCGCGTCCGTCCGCCGTCGCGGTGGCGGCGACGCTCCGACGCGAAACCTGGGTGCCTGGGTGACCGACCGGTTGCGGCTCCGGCACGTCGACCCGGCGTCGGCCGAGTGGGACGCGTGGCGCCGCGAGGACGGGCGCTGGGCGGTGCGGGTGTCGTACTTCGTCGAGTCCGAGGACAGCGAGGACTCCGGCGAGGAGCAGAAGGACGAGAAGGTCGGGATGTTCGCGTACGACGCTCCCGGTCGGTACGTCGTACCCGATGACGACGAGGCGCGCTGGCTGGTCGGCGAGCAGGCGCAGGTCCTGCCGACCCCCGTACAGCCGCAGCCCGGCGAGCGCCGGCTGGCCGCGGTCGCGGACATCGACCCGCTGATCGCACCGGACCACGGCGCCGACAGCTACGAGGCAGGCTTCGAGGACACCGTCGCCCTGCGCCGCCGAAACCACCCGGTTTCCCGCGACGACACCCAGGGCCACCAGCGCGAGGTCTCCCGCACCTCCCACGACACCGACCGCGGCCCGCGCCGAGTCCACTCCGTCCCCAACCCCGACGAAGAACCAACCCTGATCGACGTCCCCGTCGACCAGCCCCCCGCCCCCCGCCCGTCGGTCCGAGCCGTAGAACGCCCCACCCCACCCCCCACCTACGCCTCCCCCGCCGACCCCCACCGCGACGACGATTCAGTCGACGACCTCGGCGACGAGCCCTCCGCACTCAACACTCGCGACTCCCGGTCAACGCGCGGTTTCCACGACGAGTCGGCGCGCGACTTCCGTGACGAGCAGCCCGGGCGCGGACTGCCGGACGACCGCTCCGCTCGCAACCGGCCGGCTGGTTCGCGCCAGGAGCAGGCGCCGTCGGCACGTGCTACTCCGTCGCGGACCCCCGAGACGCAGCGGGCCGAGCCGAGCCGTCCGACCGGACCGCGACCGACAGCACCCCGCCCGGCGGACCCACGCCCCGAGCAGAGCGCACGCTCTGGCGAGCAGCGTCCGTCCGAGGACCGCCGCCCAGCACCGGACCGCGCCTCCGAAGACAACCAGCCCGAGTACACCCAGTCGGCCCGCGCCGAGCAGCCGCCGGGCGACGCCCGCACCGAGTCCGCTCGTCCCTCCAAGCCGGCCACAACCCCCGAGCAGCCGGCCCTGCCGGAAGGCGCCGACAACACCCAGGCCACCGACCCCCCAGCCGAACCAAAGAAGAAGCCCGCCCGCCGCGGCAAGCGCGCAAGCGTCCCCAGCTGGGACGAAATCATGTTCGGCAAGAAGGCCGACTGA
- a CDS encoding DUF4158 domain-containing protein, with product MPVEFLSDEMVAAYSTFGEVPPSSDLEKFFFLDASDRDLIAQSRADSHRLGVAVQICTVRYKGLFLEDLLAVPWPVVDYLAEQLEIGDASAVQKYTERPKTSYEHAWKIQAAYGFVTFGDRESWRASAQQGVPDVPARAGVDARGGAGGVVRPVGGLAAPAPGAAAGVVLWNSKYLRCARRPLTRTPQMMASE from the coding sequence ATGCCTGTCGAATTCCTGTCTGATGAGATGGTCGCCGCGTACAGCACCTTCGGGGAGGTGCCGCCGTCGTCGGACCTGGAGAAGTTCTTCTTCCTCGACGCCTCCGATCGGGATCTGATCGCGCAGTCGCGTGCGGATTCGCACCGTCTGGGTGTGGCCGTCCAGATCTGCACCGTCCGGTACAAGGGCCTGTTCCTGGAGGACCTCCTCGCGGTGCCGTGGCCGGTGGTCGACTACCTGGCCGAGCAGCTTGAGATCGGGGACGCCTCAGCGGTGCAGAAGTACACCGAGCGGCCCAAGACCTCCTACGAGCACGCCTGGAAAATCCAGGCCGCCTACGGGTTCGTGACCTTCGGCGACCGGGAGAGCTGGCGCGCGTCAGCTCAACAAGGGGTTCCTGACGTTCCTGCACGGGCGGGCGTGGACGCACGCGGAGGGGCCGGTGGCGTTGTTCGACCAGTCGGCGGCCTGGCCGCGCCGGCACCGGGTGCTGCTGCCGGGGTGGTTTTGTGGAATTCGAAGTACCTGCGCTGCGCTCGCCGACCACTGACCAGGACGCCGCAGATGATGGCGAGTGAGTGA
- a CDS encoding alpha/beta hydrolase family protein, producing the protein MIVGSWTRGLRGGLAAATTFLAFVLSAACSPASASPVSATTSATPSATPYLLKPTGPHPVGTTSVYLKDSSRPDPWVPQQKARELMVTLWYPATSPGRQRAQYMTPKESELLLKGEGVTGVPYDALSRVRTGAFSDAKPAGRRHGLPLVVLSPGFQVTRKTLSGLAEDLASHGYVVAGIDHTYENFAETFPDGRTTACVACRATQDPGFLTKVMQVRAADVSFVLDELTGLHPAWRGASLIDSSRIAMVGHSLGGASVIAALLKDSRVRAGIDMDGTTYASIPDSGLPRPFLFLGTQANHSPGGPDTSWDRDWKLLTSWKRWLVVAGAQHMSFTDLGLLNDQLGLGHNAVLPGTRGMQITRRYVLAFFDLNLRNQPQPLLDKPSKRYPELKFCSPSTNTCQ; encoded by the coding sequence ATGATCGTCGGGTCGTGGACCCGTGGGCTGCGTGGTGGCCTGGCCGCCGCCACCACATTCCTCGCCTTCGTGCTGTCCGCCGCCTGCTCGCCGGCGTCCGCCTCCCCGGTGTCGGCGACTACGTCCGCTACCCCTTCGGCCACGCCCTATCTGCTCAAGCCGACCGGTCCTCATCCGGTCGGCACGACCTCGGTGTATCTGAAGGACTCCTCCCGTCCCGACCCCTGGGTCCCCCAGCAGAAGGCCCGGGAACTCATGGTCACCCTGTGGTATCCGGCGACATCGCCGGGCCGACAGCGGGCGCAATACATGACGCCCAAGGAGTCAGAACTCCTTCTGAAGGGCGAGGGCGTCACCGGCGTGCCCTACGACGCGCTGAGCCGAGTCCGGACCGGCGCCTTCAGTGACGCCAAACCAGCCGGTCGGAGGCACGGTCTCCCCCTCGTGGTGCTCTCGCCCGGCTTCCAGGTGACTCGTAAAACACTGTCGGGCCTGGCCGAGGACCTGGCAAGCCACGGGTATGTGGTGGCCGGGATCGACCACACCTACGAGAACTTCGCCGAGACCTTCCCCGACGGGCGGACCACCGCATGCGTCGCCTGCCGGGCCACCCAAGATCCCGGGTTCCTCACAAAGGTCATGCAGGTACGGGCAGCCGATGTCTCCTTCGTGCTCGACGAACTGACCGGGCTGCACCCGGCATGGAGGGGCGCATCTTTGATCGACTCGTCCCGGATCGCGATGGTCGGCCACTCCCTCGGCGGCGCCAGCGTCATAGCAGCCCTGCTGAAGGACTCCCGCGTGCGCGCCGGCATCGACATGGACGGCACCACCTACGCCTCGATCCCAGACAGCGGACTGCCTCGGCCGTTCCTGTTCCTGGGCACGCAGGCCAACCACAGCCCGGGAGGCCCGGACACCAGCTGGGACCGTGACTGGAAACTCCTGACCAGCTGGAAGCGCTGGCTCGTCGTGGCCGGGGCGCAACACATGTCCTTCACCGACCTTGGGCTGCTGAACGACCAACTCGGCCTCGGCCACAACGCCGTCCTGCCCGGCACCCGAGGCATGCAGATCACCCGCCGATACGTCCTAGCCTTCTTCGACCTGAACCTGCGCAACCAGCCACAACCCTTGCTGGACAAACCGTCAAAGCGCTACCCGGAGCTCAAGTTCTGCTCCCCGAGCACCAACACCTGCCAATAG
- a CDS encoding sensor histidine kinase has product MTGRATIPARAVPRRERWPWTFWIGDGLVACARGLVLCGLTLAGAAALLGAPVLAVAAVGLHHPDGPGSVPSPGPGTRGQYDYVWLGLAVLLVSCSVVGMRWVTGRIAWPAGAVPLAPPVLALAAVGINRGTPTGGRSFLCLGLAVLLVPCGALGTRWVAGLTRRLVGAWCGVPIAVPYRPAPGEQTGRRRWIGWLLTDPATWRDLMWTAVNTTGGCLLVAVPAALLAGGPGAMIALQPTAWLAVPLGLALMGLGLWAGPRLLPAYGEFARSMLGPNRQAELALRVRHLAQTRSATIDAGAAQMRRIERDLHDGAQARLVAMGMTLDAAEELVETSPQAARALLAEARDSSVKALAELRDLVRGIHPPMLADRGLVNAVHGLALDLPLRVHFAGELPGRPPAPVESAAYFAVSELLANVSKHARAGAVWIDIGHTAGTLRIGVTDDGRGGADPAQGTGLRGLEQRLAAFDGILAVSSPPGGPTMVNLEIPCALSLPKTSSC; this is encoded by the coding sequence GTGACCGGTAGAGCGACGATCCCGGCAAGGGCGGTCCCGCGGCGCGAGCGCTGGCCATGGACGTTCTGGATAGGCGATGGCCTGGTGGCTTGTGCCCGCGGGCTGGTGTTGTGCGGGTTGACGCTGGCCGGAGCCGCCGCGCTGCTGGGAGCTCCGGTGCTCGCGGTGGCCGCCGTAGGGCTGCACCACCCCGATGGCCCGGGCTCGGTGCCGTCCCCCGGTCCCGGCACCCGCGGTCAGTACGACTACGTGTGGCTGGGTCTGGCGGTCCTGCTGGTTTCGTGCAGCGTGGTGGGCATGCGGTGGGTGACCGGACGCATCGCCTGGCCGGCCGGGGCCGTGCCGCTGGCGCCTCCGGTACTGGCACTGGCGGCCGTAGGGATCAACCGTGGCACGCCCACTGGCGGACGTAGCTTCCTGTGCCTGGGCCTGGCGGTACTCCTGGTTCCTTGCGGCGCGCTGGGCACGCGCTGGGTGGCCGGGCTGACCAGACGGCTGGTCGGAGCGTGGTGCGGGGTGCCCATCGCCGTCCCGTACCGGCCCGCTCCGGGCGAGCAGACCGGCCGCCGGCGGTGGATCGGCTGGCTGCTGACCGACCCGGCGACCTGGCGGGACCTGATGTGGACGGCCGTGAACACCACCGGCGGCTGCCTGCTGGTCGCCGTGCCCGCCGCCCTGCTGGCCGGTGGGCCGGGCGCCATGATCGCCCTGCAGCCGACCGCTTGGCTGGCCGTGCCGCTGGGTTTGGCGTTGATGGGGCTCGGGCTGTGGGCCGGGCCGCGGCTGCTGCCGGCCTACGGCGAGTTCGCCCGTTCGATGTTGGGCCCCAACAGGCAGGCTGAGCTGGCGCTGCGGGTCCGCCACCTGGCCCAGACCCGGTCGGCCACCATCGATGCCGGCGCGGCCCAGATGCGCCGCATCGAACGGGACCTGCACGACGGCGCACAAGCCCGGCTGGTGGCGATGGGCATGACCCTGGACGCTGCCGAGGAACTGGTCGAGACCAGCCCGCAGGCCGCACGGGCGCTGCTGGCCGAGGCCAGGGACTCCTCGGTCAAAGCGCTGGCCGAGCTGCGTGACCTCGTCCGCGGGATCCATCCGCCGATGCTGGCCGACCGAGGGCTGGTCAACGCGGTGCACGGGCTCGCCCTGGACCTGCCGCTGCGGGTTCACTTCGCGGGCGAGTTGCCCGGCCGGCCACCGGCGCCGGTCGAATCAGCGGCCTACTTCGCGGTCAGCGAGCTGCTGGCCAACGTGTCCAAACACGCCCGTGCCGGTGCGGTCTGGATCGACATCGGCCACACCGCCGGGACACTGCGGATCGGCGTCACCGACGACGGCCGCGGCGGTGCCGATCCCGCGCAGGGCACCGGGCTGCGCGGCCTGGAGCAGCGGCTCGCCGCGTTCGACGGCATCCTTGCTGTCAGCAGCCCGCCCGGCGGGCCGACCATGGTGAACCTGGAGATCCCGTGCGCGTTGTCATTGCCGAAGACCTCTTCCTGCTGA